In one window of Flavobacterium ginsengisoli DNA:
- a CDS encoding CYTH domain-containing protein: MIEIERKFLVKSDDFKKQAFAQNDIAQGYLSSVPERTVRVRIKGHKGFITIKGISNTAGMSRFEWENEIPLDEAQELLKLCEKGKIEKTRYEIKSGKHVFEVDEFYGENDGLIMAEIELNSEGETFEKPEWLGEEVTNDERYYNAYLSKNPYKDWQK, translated from the coding sequence ATGATCGAAATAGAAAGAAAGTTTCTAGTAAAATCTGATGATTTTAAGAAACAAGCTTTTGCTCAAAATGATATTGCTCAGGGCTATTTGAGTTCTGTACCTGAGCGCACAGTTAGGGTCAGAATAAAAGGACACAAAGGCTTTATAACCATAAAAGGAATAAGCAATACAGCAGGTATGTCTCGTTTTGAGTGGGAAAATGAGATTCCGTTAGACGAAGCTCAAGAGTTACTAAAATTGTGCGAAAAGGGTAAAATTGAAAAAACACGTTACGAAATAAAATCTGGCAAGCATGTGTTTGAAGTTGATGAATTTTATGGCGAAAATGATGGCCTAATAATGGCTGAAATTGAATTGAACTCTGAAGGCGAAACTTTTGAAAAACCTGAATGGCTTGGCGAAGAAGTAACAAACGATGAAAGATATTATAATGCTTATTTAAGCAAAAATCCATATAAAGATTGGCAAAAATAA
- a CDS encoding YpdA family putative bacillithiol disulfide reductase: MAESKYDLIIVGGGPIGLACAIEAEKKKLNYLIIEKGAIVNSIFNYPLYMTFFSTAERLEIGEIPFNCLAPKPGRQEALEYYRNIHRYFKFNINLFERVLDVQKENTIFKIKTDKNNYEATNVIIATGFYDIPIEMNVLGESLPKVRHYYKEAHEYAFRKVLVVGANNSSVDAALECWRKGAEVTMVIRKNEINSRVKYWVKPDIENRIEEGSIKAFFQSNITEIREDEVEIETPNGKVTIENDFVLALTGYKPDLSFLEKIGIQLSDDELKIPVYNPETMETNVEGLFLAGVVCGGMQTHKWFIENSRIHASMIVDYITAK, from the coding sequence ATGGCAGAATCAAAATACGACCTTATTATTGTGGGAGGAGGACCAATTGGCCTGGCTTGCGCAATAGAAGCTGAAAAGAAAAAATTAAATTATTTAATCATTGAAAAAGGAGCGATCGTTAATAGCATTTTTAATTATCCGTTATATATGACCTTTTTCTCTACTGCAGAAAGATTAGAAATTGGTGAGATTCCGTTTAATTGTCTTGCACCAAAACCTGGACGTCAGGAAGCTTTAGAATACTACAGAAATATTCATCGTTACTTTAAATTCAATATTAATTTGTTTGAAAGAGTTCTCGATGTTCAAAAGGAAAATACCATTTTCAAAATTAAAACAGATAAGAACAATTACGAAGCTACGAATGTTATAATAGCAACTGGTTTTTATGATATTCCGATTGAAATGAATGTTTTAGGTGAAAGTTTGCCAAAAGTTCGTCATTACTATAAAGAAGCACACGAATATGCTTTTAGAAAAGTTTTGGTAGTTGGAGCCAATAATTCTTCTGTAGACGCAGCTTTAGAATGTTGGAGAAAAGGAGCAGAGGTTACAATGGTAATTCGTAAAAACGAAATTAATAGCCGTGTAAAATATTGGGTAAAACCAGATATTGAAAACAGAATAGAAGAAGGAAGCATAAAAGCTTTTTTTCAATCGAATATTACTGAAATCCGAGAAGATGAAGTAGAAATTGAGACTCCAAACGGAAAAGTTACAATTGAAAATGATTTCGTTTTAGCTTTAACAGGTTATAAACCAGATTTGAGCTTTCTTGAAAAAATTGGAATTCAGCTTTCTGATGATGAATTGAAAATTCCTGTTTACAATCCAGAAACGATGGAAACTAATGTAGAAGGTTTATTTCTTGCAGGAGTAGTTTGCGGTGGAATGCAGACGCATAAATGGTTTATTGAAAACTCAAGAATTCATGCTAGTATGATTGTAGATTATATTACTGCAAAATAA